A region of Pyxidicoccus parkwaysis DNA encodes the following proteins:
- the ltrA gene encoding group II intron reverse transcriptase/maturase: MVRREGTAVVPTGSPDEEGVPCCTVPAGESPVRVIAGEPGSRPPPRVERPEGEAWCQKPSTAKAVGGEQQRGPQHEVKPAASSHSQSESRAEHVAAKAMRSAGKSGYARSLGGVEGAARVEGRVRNTRGPSAQPTSGEGRAYKPKAKASGAQRESEGLVVPRREATNNASGGKGPCFGDASTGGKGEGMVRTHGPNHPVRPGPDEKVPRLQRKLYVAAKQQKGRRFHALYDRIHRSDVLWEAWRRVQRNKGAAGVDGVTLEAVAQYGVEKLLSELQDALHAGRYRPPPVLRRYIPKADGKLRPLGIPTVKDRVAQMAAKLVLEPIFEADFLPVSFGFRPRLGTLQALEVIREKANGGWDFVLDADIRDYFGSLDQGLLMERVQARVCDRRVLKLVRGWLRAGVMEEGRHSETVSGTPQGGVISPLLSNIYLHDFDSEWQRQHARVGELVRYADDFVVLCKDREAVEEAERRVRSLFARLKLTLHPEKTRRVGLSDGKEGFDFLGCHLHKRMSGKLWEQKRIRRFYLQRWPSKRSMVRVRARTKELTDAKHGGVKDVRVVIAALNPVLRGWGNYFRTGNAARKFAQLDKYVERRLTRFMVRRYGRKLRPGQAKHWAREWFEGHGLHRLRGTIRYPKPCKLHREQPSLSRVREIRMHGLKGGGWKRNA; the protein is encoded by the coding sequence ATGGTGCGTCGTGAAGGCACAGCCGTAGTTCCGACGGGGAGTCCCGACGAAGAAGGCGTGCCATGCTGCACCGTTCCAGCGGGTGAAAGTCCCGTACGGGTAATCGCCGGAGAGCCCGGTAGCAGACCACCACCGAGGGTCGAGAGGCCCGAAGGTGAAGCGTGGTGTCAAAAGCCCTCCACGGCGAAAGCCGTGGGAGGGGAGCAACAACGCGGGCCGCAACACGAAGTGAAGCCTGCCGCCTCGTCACACTCACAATCCGAGAGCCGAGCCGAGCATGTCGCGGCGAAGGCCATGCGAAGCGCGGGCAAGTCCGGATACGCGCGGAGTCTCGGCGGGGTAGAGGGCGCAGCACGCGTTGAAGGAAGGGTGCGGAACACGAGAGGCCCGTCTGCGCAGCCGACGTCCGGCGAGGGCCGCGCGTATAAGCCGAAGGCGAAAGCGAGCGGAGCGCAGCGGGAGTCCGAGGGGCTCGTAGTACCGAGGAGGGAGGCGACGAATAACGCCTCCGGAGGGAAGGGGCCCTGCTTTGGTGACGCTTCAACGGGAGGTAAGGGCGAGGGCATGGTCCGGACACACGGGCCCAACCACCCCGTCCGGCCAGGGCCGGATGAGAAAGTCCCACGACTCCAGAGGAAGCTCTACGTCGCAGCCAAGCAGCAGAAGGGACGCCGCTTCCATGCGCTGTATGACCGAATCCACCGGAGTGACGTCCTGTGGGAAGCGTGGAGGCGGGTGCAACGCAACAAGGGCGCCGCTGGCGTGGATGGCGTCACGCTGGAGGCGGTGGCGCAGTACGGCGTCGAGAAGTTGCTGAGCGAGCTTCAAGACGCGCTCCACGCAGGCAGGTACCGGCCCCCGCCGGTACTCAGGCGGTACATCCCCAAGGCGGACGGGAAGCTGCGGCCGTTGGGGATTCCGACGGTCAAGGACCGCGTCGCGCAGATGGCGGCGAAGTTGGTGCTGGAGCCGATATTCGAGGCGGACTTCCTGCCCGTCTCCTTCGGCTTCCGGCCTCGCCTCGGCACGTTGCAGGCGCTGGAGGTCATCCGCGAGAAGGCCAATGGCGGGTGGGACTTCGTGCTGGATGCGGACATCCGCGACTACTTCGGGAGCCTCGACCAGGGGCTGCTGATGGAGCGGGTGCAAGCGCGTGTCTGCGACCGGAGGGTCCTCAAGCTGGTGCGTGGCTGGCTCCGCGCAGGGGTGATGGAGGAGGGCCGGCACTCCGAGACAGTCTCTGGGACGCCGCAGGGAGGAGTCATCTCCCCGTTGCTCTCCAACATCTACCTGCACGACTTCGACTCCGAATGGCAGCGCCAGCACGCGCGGGTGGGCGAGCTGGTGAGGTACGCGGATGACTTCGTGGTGCTGTGCAAGGACCGCGAGGCAGTCGAGGAGGCCGAGCGGAGAGTCAGAAGTCTCTTCGCGCGGTTGAAGCTGACGCTGCACCCGGAGAAGACGCGGAGGGTGGGGCTAAGCGACGGGAAGGAAGGCTTCGACTTCCTGGGCTGCCACCTGCACAAGCGGATGTCGGGGAAGCTGTGGGAGCAGAAGCGGATACGCCGCTTCTACCTTCAACGGTGGCCCTCGAAGAGAAGCATGGTGCGGGTGAGAGCCAGGACGAAGGAGCTGACGGACGCGAAGCACGGCGGGGTGAAGGACGTGCGAGTGGTCATTGCTGCCCTGAACCCTGTGCTCCGAGGATGGGGCAATTACTTCCGCACCGGGAACGCGGCCCGGAAATTCGCCCAGCTCGACAAGTACGTGGAGCGGAGGCTGACACGCTTCATGGTCCGCCGATATGGGCGCAAGTTGCGGCCCGGACAGGCGAAGCACTGGGCGCGTGAGTGGTTTGAGGGGCATGGCCTGCACCGGTTGCGCGGAACCATCCGCTACCCCAAGCCGTGCAAGCTGCATCGTGAACAACCATCGTTAAGCCGTGTGCGGGAAATCCGCATGCACGGTTTGAAAGGAGGCGGGTGGAAACGGAACGCCTGA
- a CDS encoding SAM-dependent methyltransferase, which yields MLGSPPDMGKPYRPKDHYFQKAKQEGLRARSAFKVDELIKRFPMVKKGHVVLDLGAAPGGFLQILADAVGSSGRVIGVDIVAIRPFTQRHVQTSVLDVLADDFDAKLKELYDGPFDAVISDMAPKTSGIKATDEARSLRLAGKALEIATARGRPGSSFVAKVFMGGDFEDFRNQVRALFEEVKVVRPEATRGASMEVYLVGLRRKAPPAEAT from the coding sequence ATGCTAGGGAGCCCCCCTGACATGGGCAAGCCCTACCGTCCTAAAGACCACTATTTCCAGAAGGCCAAGCAAGAGGGGCTGCGCGCCCGCTCGGCGTTCAAGGTCGACGAGCTCATCAAGCGCTTCCCCATGGTGAAGAAGGGGCACGTCGTCCTCGACCTCGGCGCGGCTCCGGGCGGGTTCCTCCAGATTCTGGCGGATGCGGTGGGGAGCTCGGGCCGCGTCATCGGCGTGGACATCGTCGCCATCCGTCCCTTCACGCAGCGCCACGTGCAGACCTCGGTGCTGGACGTGCTCGCGGACGACTTCGACGCGAAGCTGAAGGAGCTGTATGACGGCCCCTTCGACGCCGTCATCTCCGACATGGCGCCCAAGACGAGCGGCATCAAGGCCACCGACGAGGCGCGCAGCCTGCGGCTCGCGGGCAAGGCCCTGGAGATTGCCACCGCGCGCGGCCGGCCCGGCTCGTCCTTCGTCGCCAAGGTCTTCATGGGCGGCGACTTCGAGGATTTTCGCAATCAGGTACGCGCGCTCTTTGAGGAAGTGAAAGTCGTGCGCCCGGAAGCCACACGCGGCGCGAGCATGGAGGTCTACCTGGTGGGGCTGCGCCGCAAGGCCCCGCCGGCCGAGGCGACCTGA
- a CDS encoding NHL repeat-containing protein yields MNTTFPGMTLHLERRHFLRLSAVGAASFILPVAGTGCAGSPGATALQVGGRDALVYFDTEGQVLELRPREHRVVVRGADGAEVATLGGFGRGATELNGPAALALGTQGRVYVADRGNHRVQVYTRDGAHVGQVGRAGKEAGQFLHPTGLGVDAQGRLLVADSLNHRVQVFSAEGTWLGTFGAGELQLPRGIAVGPDGHIHVVDSGNARVVVYDAAFQGVGSYGHFGREGSGMMWPRTVVVDSAGTAYVADSTCNAVHVFDAAGDFVERIPLQRESRPAAAVHLALSPTGELKVAARAGRPE; encoded by the coding sequence TTGAACACTACGTTCCCGGGGATGACCCTGCACCTGGAACGGCGTCACTTTCTGCGGCTCTCGGCGGTGGGAGCCGCCTCGTTCATCCTGCCCGTCGCGGGCACCGGCTGTGCCGGCTCACCGGGGGCGACGGCGCTCCAGGTCGGCGGGCGCGACGCGCTCGTCTACTTCGACACGGAAGGGCAGGTCCTGGAGCTGCGGCCGCGCGAGCACCGCGTGGTGGTGCGCGGCGCGGACGGCGCGGAGGTGGCCACGCTGGGTGGGTTCGGCCGAGGGGCCACGGAATTGAATGGACCTGCCGCGCTCGCACTTGGAACTCAGGGACGCGTGTACGTGGCGGACCGGGGCAACCACCGCGTGCAGGTCTACACGCGTGACGGCGCGCACGTGGGACAGGTGGGGCGCGCGGGCAAGGAGGCCGGGCAGTTCCTCCACCCCACGGGCCTCGGCGTGGACGCACAGGGACGGCTGCTGGTGGCGGACTCACTGAACCATCGCGTGCAGGTGTTCTCCGCCGAGGGCACGTGGCTGGGCACGTTCGGAGCAGGTGAGTTGCAGTTGCCACGCGGTATCGCAGTGGGGCCGGACGGGCACATCCACGTGGTGGACTCCGGAAATGCGCGCGTCGTGGTGTACGACGCGGCCTTCCAGGGCGTGGGGAGCTACGGGCACTTCGGGCGTGAGGGCTCGGGGATGATGTGGCCTCGCACCGTCGTGGTGGACAGCGCGGGCACGGCGTACGTGGCGGACAGCACCTGCAACGCAGTGCACGTCTTCGACGCGGCGGGTGACTTCGTCGAGCGGATTCCGCTCCAGCGCGAGAGCCGCCCGGCGGCGGCGGTCCACCTCGCGCTGTCTCCGACGGGAGAGCTGAAGGTGGCTGCTCGGGCCGGCAGGCCGGAGTGA
- a CDS encoding class I SAM-dependent methyltransferase — protein sequence MAAAEPEALRADIRGGRLRGDALASLLESLPASERDAWVERLLGITAAPDTEHTGHGELIGHHASGVGALLQLIRDVPIRASDVFVDLGSGLGKATMLVHLLTGAKAIGLELDSALLDAARQRARDFGLGDVAYVQGDAREAVPEGTVYYLYLPFTGAALDAAMARLEAATRGRTVVVCTLGLDLSRWPWLRGRESSDFWTGIYDRVS from the coding sequence ATGGCCGCTGCTGAACCCGAAGCCCTCCGGGCCGACATCCGCGGCGGGCGGCTCCGGGGAGATGCGCTCGCCTCGCTGCTCGAGTCACTACCCGCGTCCGAGCGAGACGCGTGGGTGGAGCGCCTGCTCGGAATCACCGCCGCGCCGGACACGGAGCACACGGGACACGGTGAGCTCATCGGCCACCATGCGAGCGGCGTGGGCGCCCTGCTCCAGCTCATTCGCGACGTGCCCATCCGTGCCAGCGATGTCTTCGTCGACCTCGGCTCCGGGCTCGGCAAGGCCACGATGCTCGTGCACCTGCTGACCGGGGCGAAGGCCATCGGACTGGAGTTGGATTCCGCGCTGTTGGACGCCGCGCGACAAAGGGCCCGGGATTTCGGCCTCGGCGACGTCGCGTATGTGCAGGGAGATGCGCGCGAGGCCGTGCCGGAAGGCACCGTCTACTACCTCTACCTGCCCTTCACCGGCGCGGCGCTCGACGCGGCCATGGCGCGCCTCGAGGCAGCCACGCGAGGACGCACGGTGGTGGTGTGCACGCTCGGGCTGGATTTGTCGCGCTGGCCCTGGCTGCGCGGCCGTGAGTCCTCCGACTTCTGGACGGGCATCTACGACCGCGTGAGCTGA